A stretch of the Polaribacter pacificus genome encodes the following:
- the ribB gene encoding 3,4-dihydroxy-2-butanone-4-phosphate synthase has protein sequence MNKIKENKIQLHSIEEAIQDIRNGKIIIVVDDEDRENEGDFLAAAEKVSPEMINFMATHGRGLICTPITEKRGKELQLGMMVNNNTDPMETAFTVSVDLKGKGVTTGISANDRALTIEAITNPDTKPFDLARPGHIFPLIAKEGGVLRRTGHTEAAIDFARLAGFQPAGVIVEIMNEDGTMARLPQLIKVAKKFDLKIVSIEDLVAYRMEHDSLIEKKEDFDIQTRFGNFRLRAFQQTTNNQVHIALTKGNWAKNEPVLTRVNSTLVNNDILGTLTNNADHKLDKMFQVINDAGKGAILFINQQNQSQNLLNRLELLKKSQEEGQLKAPPIKMDQRDFGIGAQILHNLNIHKLRLISNSEQEKRVGMIGYGLEIVEYVNY, from the coding sequence ATGAATAAAATTAAGGAAAATAAAATTCAACTTCATAGTATAGAGGAAGCCATTCAAGATATTCGCAATGGAAAAATTATAATTGTAGTAGATGATGAAGACAGAGAGAATGAAGGTGATTTTTTAGCTGCTGCAGAAAAAGTGAGCCCAGAGATGATCAATTTTATGGCTACTCATGGTCGTGGTTTAATTTGTACACCTATTACAGAAAAACGCGGTAAAGAGCTTCAACTAGGAATGATGGTAAACAACAATACCGATCCTATGGAAACGGCATTTACAGTGTCTGTTGATTTAAAAGGTAAAGGAGTTACAACAGGGATTTCTGCTAATGACAGAGCCTTAACCATAGAAGCAATTACAAATCCAGACACTAAGCCTTTTGATTTGGCAAGACCTGGACATATTTTTCCCTTAATCGCTAAAGAAGGAGGTGTGCTTAGAAGAACTGGACACACAGAAGCCGCCATTGATTTTGCAAGATTGGCTGGGTTTCAACCTGCTGGTGTGATTGTAGAAATCATGAACGAAGATGGAACCATGGCACGTTTGCCTCAGTTGATCAAGGTTGCAAAAAAATTCGACCTAAAGATTGTCTCTATAGAAGACTTGGTTGCTTATAGAATGGAACATGATTCTTTAATTGAAAAGAAAGAAGATTTTGACATTCAAACACGCTTCGGTAATTTTAGACTTCGCGCATTTCAGCAAACCACTAACAATCAGGTTCATATTGCCCTTACAAAAGGAAATTGGGCCAAAAATGAGCCAGTGTTAACGCGTGTAAACTCTACTTTAGTCAACAACGATATTCTTGGAACCCTTACCAACAATGCTGATCATAAATTGGATAAAATGTTTCAGGTAATTAATGATGCTGGTAAAGGAGCTATTTTGTTTATCAATCAACAAAATCAATCACAAAACTTATTAAACAGATTAGAATTACTCAAAAAATCTCAAGAAGAAGGTCAACTAAAAGCACCTCCTATTAAGATGGATCAACGTGATTTTGGAATTGGTGCACAAATCTTACATAATTTAAACATACACAAATTGCGTTTAATTTCTAATTCTGAGCAAGAAAAACGAGTTGGAATGATTGGCTATGGTTTGGAGATTGTTGAGTATGTAAACTATTAA
- the pepE gene encoding dipeptidase PepE yields MRRILIASTSTVHSSGYLTYLQPALSTFFEGIQQLLFIPYARPSGITYDAYTARVSEAFKPLNITVKGIHEFKNPIEAVQKAEAIFTGGGNTFELVNQLYKNNMMQVLKSAVNAGTPYLGTSAGSNICGLTMMNTNDMPIVYPPSFESMGLIPFNINAHYLDPIEGSTHMGETRETRIQEYHTLNQTPVLGLREGSWLEVQGSLIVLRGSYTARVFKAGATPFELESGSEVLL; encoded by the coding sequence ATGAGAAGAATACTAATTGCCAGTACATCCACAGTGCATTCTAGTGGGTATTTAACTTATTTACAACCCGCATTAAGCACCTTCTTTGAAGGCATTCAACAACTCCTTTTTATTCCGTATGCAAGGCCTAGTGGGATCACTTATGATGCTTATACCGCTAGAGTAAGTGAGGCGTTTAAACCACTCAATATAACTGTAAAAGGAATTCATGAATTTAAAAACCCAATAGAAGCTGTACAGAAAGCAGAGGCTATTTTTACTGGAGGAGGAAATACTTTTGAATTGGTAAATCAATTGTATAAAAACAATATGATGCAAGTTCTTAAATCAGCTGTGAATGCTGGCACTCCATATCTAGGGACCAGTGCTGGGAGTAATATTTGTGGTTTAACTATGATGAACACCAATGATATGCCCATTGTATATCCGCCTAGTTTTGAATCCATGGGGTTAATTCCGTTTAACATCAATGCTCATTATTTAGACCCAATAGAAGGATCTACTCATATGGGAGAAACAAGAGAGACAAGAATACAAGAATATCACACACTCAATCAAACCCCTGTTTTGGGCTTAAGAGAAGGTAGCTGGTTAGAAGTACAAGGATCCTTAATTGTTTTAAGAGGTTCTTATACAGCTAGAGTATTTAAAGCGGGTGCTACTCCGTTTGAACTAGAGAGTGGGAGCGAGGTGCTTTTGTAA
- a CDS encoding DUF6702 family protein — MKSKVLVFFLVIPLFAFTTHKYYLSLTQLEYNEKQKSLEIIINVFIDDIEKALEEIHHKKFELDTKNEPKDSDTFFYQYLKKHVQFKIDGKPVLYDFIGKEYDGDIVYFYLEVKNINSLKEIDVTNDILVAEFPEQQNLIKSKVRGKHKSALLTKKEQHAVLKY, encoded by the coding sequence ATGAAATCCAAAGTGCTTGTATTCTTTTTAGTAATACCTCTTTTTGCGTTTACTACCCACAAATACTATTTGAGTTTAACTCAGTTAGAATATAATGAAAAGCAAAAATCTTTAGAAATTATTATCAATGTTTTTATTGATGATATCGAAAAAGCATTGGAAGAAATTCACCACAAAAAATTTGAATTGGACACCAAAAACGAGCCCAAAGATTCTGATACTTTTTTTTATCAATATCTCAAAAAGCATGTTCAATTTAAAATAGACGGAAAACCCGTATTGTACGACTTCATAGGAAAAGAATATGATGGAGATATCGTATACTTTTATTTAGAAGTAAAAAACATCAACTCTTTAAAAGAAATTGATGTAACCAATGATATTCTCGTTGCTGAGTTTCCTGAACAACAAAACTTAATCAAATCAAAGGTTAGAGGCAAACACAAAAGTGCCTTGCTTACAAAAAAAGAGCAGCATGCTGTTTTAAAGTACTAA
- a CDS encoding M1 family metallopeptidase: protein MKKLGLLVLSLVFIASASFAQVKKTQQGHTNQNKFRQLKDVLATPTSQRTASGAPGKTYTQQKVDYVIDIVLDDENQKITGSETITYHNNSADELSYLWLQLDQNMRASDSKTPDIEQSRIPKGVTKDAYTKNYESAPFDGGFKITSVTNIDGSELSHTINQTMMRINLPKPLASGETFQFSVKWWYIINNHRTQGGRSGYEHFPKDGNNNYVIAQFYPRLCVYDNVEGWQNDQFWGRSEFALEFGDFTVNITTPDDHMLGATGLLLNENEVLTRTQQRRLAQARKSYDKPVVIHTQKEAEKIEKSRSKKTKTWKFFAENVRDYAFATSRKFIWDGMAVDINGRTVMAYSYYSKEANSLYGDHSTRAAAQTLKTYSKYTFDYPYHKAISVDGQMGMEYPMIAFNPGRPNADGTYTDRQKYRMLGTTIHEVGHNFFPMIVNSDERQWTWMDEGLNSFLQMFAQMDYEEGYPLGRGLPKNIVRYMSGDQSRIAPIMSKGDNTYSFGNNAYGKPATALWILRQTIMGPELFDHAFKTYAQRWKFKHPTPADFFRTMEDASAMDLDWFWRGWFYTTDVTDIGIKSVKKFYTKSSTSKDRLDFVEDTSEGAAFTAKDRATSKYFYQVTFDKPGGLVMPIIVEFTYKDGTKDRKTYPAQIWRLSDDQVTKAIYSDKEITNITIDPDLETADVDVTNNSWPKKQENKFNQFKKNIKG, encoded by the coding sequence ATGAAAAAACTCGGTTTACTAGTACTCTCGCTAGTATTTATTGCGTCAGCTTCTTTTGCTCAGGTAAAGAAAACGCAGCAAGGACACACAAATCAAAATAAATTTAGACAACTTAAGGATGTCTTGGCTACACCTACAAGCCAAAGAACTGCTTCTGGAGCTCCTGGAAAGACCTATACACAGCAAAAGGTGGATTATGTAATTGATATTGTTTTGGATGATGAGAATCAAAAAATAACGGGTAGTGAAACAATTACCTATCACAACAATTCAGCAGATGAGTTAAGCTATTTGTGGTTGCAGTTAGATCAAAACATGCGTGCTTCGGATTCAAAAACTCCAGATATTGAACAAAGTAGAATCCCTAAAGGTGTCACAAAGGATGCCTACACAAAAAACTATGAAAGCGCCCCTTTTGATGGTGGATTTAAAATTACCAGCGTTACCAATATTGACGGTAGTGAATTATCTCATACCATTAATCAAACTATGATGCGTATTAATTTACCAAAACCTTTGGCTTCTGGAGAAACTTTCCAATTTAGCGTAAAATGGTGGTACATTATCAATAACCACAGAACGCAAGGAGGTCGCTCTGGTTATGAGCATTTCCCTAAAGATGGAAACAACAATTATGTAATTGCTCAATTTTACCCTAGACTTTGTGTTTATGACAATGTTGAAGGTTGGCAAAATGATCAATTTTGGGGACGAAGTGAATTTGCTCTAGAATTTGGTGATTTTACCGTAAACATAACCACACCTGATGACCACATGCTTGGTGCAACTGGTTTGTTATTAAATGAGAATGAAGTCTTAACAAGAACACAACAAAGAAGATTAGCACAAGCTAGAAAAAGCTATGACAAACCTGTAGTGATTCACACACAAAAAGAGGCTGAAAAAATTGAAAAAAGCAGATCTAAAAAAACCAAAACTTGGAAGTTTTTCGCAGAAAACGTAAGAGACTACGCTTTTGCAACTTCTAGAAAATTTATTTGGGATGGAATGGCTGTAGATATTAACGGTAGAACTGTAATGGCATATTCATATTATTCTAAAGAAGCTAACTCTTTATATGGTGACCACTCAACTAGAGCTGCTGCACAAACATTAAAAACATACTCAAAGTATACGTTTGATTACCCATATCACAAAGCCATTTCTGTAGATGGACAAATGGGAATGGAATATCCAATGATTGCATTTAATCCTGGAAGACCAAACGCTGATGGAACTTATACAGACAGACAAAAATACAGAATGCTTGGAACAACGATTCATGAAGTAGGTCATAACTTTTTCCCGATGATTGTAAACTCTGATGAACGTCAATGGACTTGGATGGATGAAGGTTTGAACTCGTTTTTACAAATGTTTGCACAAATGGACTACGAAGAAGGGTACCCACTTGGAAGAGGATTACCTAAAAACATTGTTAGATATATGAGCGGTGATCAATCTAGAATTGCCCCTATTATGTCTAAAGGTGATAATACCTATAGTTTTGGAAACAATGCTTATGGAAAACCTGCAACAGCTTTATGGATCCTTCGTCAAACCATTATGGGACCTGAGTTATTTGACCATGCTTTTAAAACCTACGCACAACGTTGGAAATTTAAACACCCTACTCCTGCAGATTTCTTTAGAACCATGGAAGATGCTTCTGCAATGGATCTAGATTGGTTTTGGAGAGGTTGGTTTTACACAACAGATGTTACTGATATCGGAATCAAAAGTGTGAAGAAATTTTATACAAAATCATCAACTTCAAAAGATCGTTTAGATTTTGTTGAAGACACTTCTGAAGGAGCAGCATTCACGGCAAAAGACAGAGCAACTTCTAAATATTTTTATCAAGTAACTTTTGATAAACCAGGAGGTTTGGTAATGCCAATCATTGTAGAGTTTACCTATAAGGATGGAACAAAAGATCGCAAAACCTATCCAGCTCAAATTTGGAGATTATCAGATGATCAAGTAACAAAAGCCATCTATTCTGATAAAGAAATTACCAACATAACTATAGATCCAGATTTAGAAACTGCTGATGTAGATGTAACCAATAATAGCTGGCCTAAAAAACAAGAAAATAAATTTAACCAGTTTAAAAAGAATATTAAAGGTTAA
- a CDS encoding M1 family metallopeptidase — MKRISLLLFSVFFIATGAFAQVNTTKKKVQQGHTDQNKFRQMKDVLATPNTDRTASGAPGHTYSQQKVDYVMDIRLDEDSNRIYGDEKITYHNNSKDHLEYLWVQLDQNMRADDSKTPLTQSTRVAEFITPDNFQSSYMNQGKGFGFKIEKVEHNGQNLSHLINRTMMRINLPKALAPGESFDFRIKWNYLINDINKDGGRSGLESFPDGNNNYTIAQFFPRLAVYDNVEGWQNMQFWGRSEFALEFGDYDVKLTVPADHIVEATGELQNERTVLTKEQQRRFDKARKSFKDPVIIVTQKEAEKTEKGRSKKTKTWHFKAERVRDFAFATSRKYIWDAMAVNINGKTVMATSLYPKEGNPLWEEHSTRAVANTLIEYSKLTFDYPYSKAVSVHSERQGMEYPMICFNFGRPNPDGTYSDRTKKGMIGVIIHEVGHNFFPMIVNSDERQWTWMDEGLNSFVEILASLKYDPELFAINPAKNITRYMGGDQSNISPIMSQGDYVKQFGPNAYSKPAAGLYMLRKTIMGEELFDHAFRTYSKRWMFKHPTPADFFRSMEDASAMDLDWFWRGWFYTTDVTDIGIKDVKQLYLTDKPSQRIAGIMKNNPQAKAYFERMGELVYITDKKEDSNPKVMSKHVKNMKEVPQFIYQVEFEKPGGLVMPLIVQLNYADGTTEKQTFPAQIWMSNDTSATRVFASSKEIKSFTVDPDFETADVDTSNNSWPKKEDSKFNKFKNNVKG, encoded by the coding sequence ATGAAAAGAATTTCACTCTTACTTTTCTCTGTGTTTTTTATTGCTACAGGTGCTTTTGCACAAGTCAATACAACAAAGAAAAAAGTACAACAAGGACACACTGATCAAAACAAGTTTAGACAAATGAAAGATGTGTTGGCTACGCCTAACACAGACAGAACTGCGTCTGGAGCTCCTGGTCATACCTATTCACAACAAAAGGTGGATTATGTAATGGATATTCGTTTAGACGAAGATTCAAATCGCATTTATGGTGATGAAAAAATCACCTATCACAACAACTCTAAAGATCATTTAGAATACTTATGGGTTCAATTGGATCAAAACATGAGAGCTGATGATTCTAAAACTCCATTGACTCAATCAACTAGAGTAGCTGAGTTTATTACGCCAGACAACTTTCAAAGTTCTTACATGAACCAAGGAAAAGGATTTGGATTTAAAATTGAAAAAGTTGAGCACAATGGTCAAAACTTATCGCATCTAATTAACAGAACAATGATGCGTATTAATTTACCAAAAGCACTTGCTCCAGGTGAATCATTTGATTTTAGAATTAAATGGAACTACTTGATTAACGACATCAATAAAGACGGTGGTCGTTCTGGTTTAGAGAGCTTCCCTGACGGAAACAACAACTATACTATCGCACAATTTTTCCCAAGACTGGCAGTATATGACAACGTAGAAGGATGGCAAAATATGCAATTCTGGGGACGTAGTGAATTTGCTTTAGAATTTGGTGATTACGATGTAAAATTAACAGTACCTGCTGATCATATCGTTGAAGCAACTGGAGAATTACAAAACGAAAGAACAGTTCTTACAAAAGAACAGCAAAGACGTTTTGATAAAGCGAGAAAATCTTTTAAAGATCCAGTAATTATCGTTACTCAAAAAGAAGCTGAAAAAACTGAAAAAGGTCGTAGTAAAAAAACTAAAACTTGGCATTTTAAAGCTGAAAGAGTTAGAGATTTTGCTTTTGCAACTTCTAGAAAATACATCTGGGATGCAATGGCAGTTAATATCAATGGTAAGACAGTGATGGCAACTTCTTTATATCCTAAAGAAGGAAACCCATTATGGGAAGAGCACTCTACAAGAGCTGTTGCAAACACCTTAATTGAGTATTCAAAATTAACTTTTGATTACCCATATAGTAAAGCGGTATCTGTTCACTCAGAAAGACAAGGAATGGAGTATCCAATGATCTGTTTTAACTTTGGTAGACCAAACCCTGATGGAACTTATTCTGACAGAACTAAAAAGGGAATGATTGGTGTAATTATACATGAAGTTGGTCACAACTTTTTCCCAATGATCGTAAACTCTGATGAACGTCAGTGGACATGGATGGATGAAGGTTTAAACTCTTTTGTAGAAATTTTAGCATCATTGAAATACGATCCTGAATTATTTGCGATCAACCCTGCAAAAAATATTACACGATATATGGGTGGAGATCAAAGTAACATTTCTCCTATTATGTCACAAGGAGATTACGTAAAACAATTTGGTCCAAATGCATATTCTAAACCAGCTGCAGGATTGTATATGCTTAGAAAAACAATCATGGGTGAAGAATTATTTGATCATGCGTTTAGAACATACTCAAAACGCTGGATGTTTAAACACCCTACACCAGCAGATTTCTTTAGATCTATGGAAGATGCTTCTGCAATGGATTTAGATTGGTTCTGGAGAGGTTGGTTCTACACAACTGATGTAACAGACATAGGTATTAAAGATGTAAAACAATTATACTTAACAGACAAACCAAGTCAGCGTATTGCTGGGATAATGAAAAACAATCCACAAGCAAAAGCATATTTTGAAAGAATGGGTGAGTTGGTATACATTACAGATAAAAAAGAGGATTCAAATCCTAAAGTAATGTCTAAGCATGTGAAAAACATGAAAGAAGTTCCTCAATTTATCTACCAAGTAGAATTTGAAAAACCAGGAGGTTTGGTTATGCCACTTATTGTTCAATTGAACTATGCTGATGGAACTACTGAAAAGCAAACTTTCCCAGCACAAATATGGATGAGTAATGACACTTCTGCTACCAGAGTTTTTGCTTCTTCTAAAGAAATAAAAAGTTTTACAGTTGATCCTGATTTTGAAACAGCTGATGTTGATACATCAAACAATAGCTGGCCTAAGAAAGAAGATTCAAAATTCAACAAATTTAAAAATAACGTAAAAGGTTAA
- the lgt gene encoding prolipoprotein diacylglyceryl transferase: MNFLSIVWDPSLGIDLGFYVIRWYSLMFVLTFILGLRLMKKMFINDSIPVEKLDPLFMYTFVSMLIGMRLGDVFFYSWDYYQDHLLEIILPFKENANSSALFGMIKGWEFTGYTGFASHGAAVGIITALYFYSRKVIKKPFLFILDRMGIMVALAGFFIRLGNFFNSEIYGKPTDGSFGVIFKAAGETVPRHPTQLYEAISYLILFVVLWKLYWKTNAKEQQGYLFGIFFAVLWSLRFIIEFLKEPQVQERGEEWLFSPLNTGQVLSIPLILIGLYFVFKKSRLQTK; encoded by the coding sequence ATGAATTTTTTATCAATTGTTTGGGACCCATCTTTAGGGATCGATTTAGGTTTTTATGTAATTAGATGGTACAGTCTAATGTTTGTGCTAACCTTTATTTTAGGGTTGCGATTGATGAAAAAAATGTTTATCAATGATTCAATACCTGTAGAAAAACTAGACCCGTTGTTTATGTACACCTTCGTTTCTATGTTAATAGGAATGCGTTTGGGTGATGTATTTTTTTACAGCTGGGATTATTACCAAGATCACTTGTTAGAAATTATTTTACCCTTTAAAGAAAATGCAAATTCTTCTGCCTTATTTGGGATGATTAAAGGCTGGGAATTTACTGGCTATACAGGGTTTGCAAGTCATGGAGCAGCTGTTGGAATCATTACAGCCTTGTATTTCTACAGTAGAAAAGTGATTAAAAAACCTTTTTTATTCATTTTAGATAGAATGGGAATCATGGTAGCCTTGGCTGGTTTTTTCATCAGATTAGGGAATTTCTTTAATTCTGAAATTTATGGAAAGCCTACAGATGGTAGCTTTGGCGTTATTTTTAAAGCTGCTGGAGAAACCGTTCCGAGGCATCCTACTCAATTGTATGAGGCCATTAGTTATTTAATCTTATTTGTAGTCCTTTGGAAGTTGTATTGGAAAACAAATGCGAAAGAGCAGCAAGGATATTTGTTTGGAATCTTTTTTGCTGTATTGTGGTCATTGCGTTTTATTATTGAGTTCTTAAAGGAGCCTCAAGTTCAAGAAAGAGGAGAGGAGTGGTTGTTTAGTCCGTTAAATACTGGTCAAGTATTGAGTATTCCACTAATCTTGATTGGACTTTACTTTGTGTTTAAAAAATCAAGACTTCAGACTAAATAG
- the yidD gene encoding membrane protein insertion efficiency factor YidD: MLKEILTYPFILLVRFYQTAISPFTPSTCRYSPTCSHYTIEALQKHGLFRGGWLAIKRIFSCHPWGGQGYDPVPEKKK, from the coding sequence ATTTTGAAAGAAATTCTAACATATCCTTTTATACTTTTGGTTCGGTTTTATCAAACAGCGATATCTCCATTTACACCTTCAACATGTAGGTATTCACCGACCTGTTCTCATTATACAATTGAGGCATTACAAAAGCATGGATTGTTTAGAGGGGGTTGGTTAGCCATTAAAAGAATTTTTAGTTGTCATCCATGGGGTGGGCAAGGTTATGATCCTGTGCCAGAAAAGAAAAAATAA
- the cysS gene encoding cysteine--tRNA ligase: MEIYKENQLKIYNSLTKSKELFKPLIPGRVGMYVCGPTVYSNVHLGNVRTFMSFDVVFRYLLHLGYKVRYVRNITDAGHLENDADEGEDRISKKARLEEIEPMEVVQRYTVDFHETLEKYNFLPPSIEPTATGHIVEQIEMIKEIMDKGFAYEVNGSVYFDVLAYNEKGNNYGILSGRKIEDAIHNTRTLDGQSDKKNPQDFALWKKADERHIMRWPSPWSEGFPGWHLECSVMSTKYLGEQFDIHGGGMDLKFPHHECEIAQSHTCSGKTPVNYWMHANMLLLNSQKMAKSTGNFVLPNEILTGKNTILSKAFAPSVVRFFNMQAHYRSILDFSSDALEASEKGYYKLMDAVHTLKTIQVSKTSSVDIASWKKQCYAAMNDDFNTPILIAHLFDAVKMINQLKEQKESISADDLVDFEKTIHAFVFDVLGLTDESKQDSSDKIDGVVALLIKLRKEARDNKDWALSDQIRDELLALGIQLKDGREGTTFSIN, encoded by the coding sequence ATGGAAATCTACAAGGAGAATCAACTTAAAATATACAACTCTCTTACTAAAAGTAAAGAGCTTTTTAAACCACTAATACCAGGTCGTGTCGGCATGTATGTTTGTGGTCCAACTGTTTATAGCAATGTTCACCTCGGAAACGTAAGAACTTTTATGTCTTTTGATGTGGTATTCCGCTATCTATTGCACTTGGGTTATAAAGTTCGCTATGTGCGAAACATAACCGATGCTGGTCACTTAGAAAATGACGCTGATGAAGGGGAAGACAGAATTTCAAAAAAAGCGCGGCTAGAAGAAATAGAGCCTATGGAAGTGGTACAACGATATACTGTTGACTTTCATGAAACCCTTGAAAAGTATAATTTTTTACCTCCTAGTATTGAGCCCACTGCAACAGGTCATATTGTTGAACAAATAGAAATGATTAAAGAAATCATGGACAAAGGCTTTGCGTATGAGGTTAATGGATCTGTATATTTTGATGTGTTGGCATACAATGAAAAAGGGAATAATTACGGCATTCTTTCTGGTCGTAAGATAGAAGACGCTATTCACAATACCAGAACTTTAGACGGGCAGTCAGACAAGAAGAATCCCCAAGATTTTGCTTTGTGGAAAAAAGCAGATGAACGTCATATTATGCGTTGGCCATCGCCTTGGAGTGAGGGCTTTCCTGGATGGCACCTAGAGTGTTCTGTAATGAGTACAAAATACTTAGGAGAACAATTTGATATCCACGGTGGAGGAATGGATTTAAAGTTTCCACACCATGAATGTGAGATTGCTCAATCACATACCTGTAGTGGTAAAACCCCTGTTAATTATTGGATGCATGCTAATATGCTGTTGTTAAACAGTCAAAAAATGGCCAAATCAACAGGTAATTTTGTGCTTCCTAATGAGATTTTAACGGGAAAGAATACTATTTTAAGCAAAGCATTTGCACCTAGTGTGGTTCGTTTTTTTAACATGCAAGCCCATTATAGAAGTATTTTAGATTTTTCTAGTGATGCCCTAGAAGCATCAGAAAAAGGGTATTATAAACTAATGGATGCGGTGCACACACTAAAAACCATTCAAGTAAGTAAAACATCATCTGTAGACATCGCTTCTTGGAAGAAACAATGTTATGCCGCCATGAATGATGATTTTAATACCCCTATTTTAATTGCGCATTTATTTGATGCTGTTAAAATGATCAATCAATTAAAAGAACAAAAAGAGAGTATTTCTGCTGATGATTTAGTAGATTTTGAAAAAACAATTCACGCTTTTGTTTTTGATGTTTTGGGCTTAACAGATGAGTCAAAGCAAGACAGCTCTGATAAGATTGATGGAGTTGTAGCCTTGTTGATTAAATTGCGAAAAGAGGCAAGAGATAATAAAGATTGGGCATTGTCAGATCAGATTAGAGATGAGTTACTAGCTTTAGGAATTCAACTAAAAGACGGAAGAGAAGGCACAACGTTTTCTATCAATTAA
- a CDS encoding RNA polymerase sigma factor: protein MNQTVDLHNHLIEACKNNDAKAQMLLYDKYCKAMCAIAYRYVKDVFEAEDIMQDAFIKAFQKIDSFKGDVSFGAWLKRIVINQSLDVLKKKKLDLIAINDEIHHKVEEDETWEVEVPYTQEMILSVIETLKEKYRVVLSLFLLEGYDHQEISEVLGISEVASRTHLLRGKAQLKERLKEQHYVEGY, encoded by the coding sequence ATGAATCAAACAGTAGATCTACACAATCATTTGATTGAAGCTTGTAAAAACAATGATGCAAAAGCACAAATGCTATTGTATGATAAGTATTGCAAGGCTATGTGCGCGATTGCATATCGCTATGTAAAAGATGTTTTTGAAGCAGAAGACATTATGCAAGATGCTTTTATTAAAGCTTTTCAAAAGATTGATAGTTTTAAAGGAGATGTTTCATTTGGCGCCTGGTTAAAAAGAATTGTGATCAATCAGAGTTTGGATGTATTAAAAAAGAAAAAATTAGATCTGATAGCAATTAATGATGAGATTCATCACAAGGTAGAAGAAGATGAAACCTGGGAGGTCGAAGTTCCGTACACACAAGAAATGATTTTGAGTGTTATTGAAACACTTAAAGAAAAATACCGAGTTGTATTGTCCTTGTTTTTACTTGAAGGATATGATCATCAAGAGATCTCAGAAGTATTAGGGATTTCAGAGGTGGCATCAAGAACCCATCTCTTAAGAGGAAAGGCACAATTAAAAGAACGATTAAAAGAACAGCATTATGTCGAAGGATATTAG